The sequence AAAAGTTATGCACGGTACGGATGGCAAGGAAAATCTTTCCCGGACTTGCCAGTTACAGTCTGGGTAATTTATGCCGGTCCTTAGAAATACCTGTAGAGAACCGGCACAGGGCCGCAGGAGATGCAGCAGCGACAGCAGCTTTATTTAGTAAAATGGTTAAGGAAGACCACCAGGCAGTTATCGCAAAAATGTTAAAAGGTAAAAATGCAGATCAATATCTCCCCCCGCAGGTTCCAGTAGAAATAATTGAGAAAATTCCGGGTAGTCCGGGCGTTTATTATTTCGAAAATGCAAAAAAGGAGATTATATATGTTGGCAAGGCGATCAACCTGGTAAAAAGGGTAAAGAGCCATTTTTCCAATAATGACAATAGTAAGAGAAAGCAGGACTTGTTGCGGCAGGTGAGCAACGTTCGTTACAAGGTTTGCTCCAGTGAATTAATGGCCCTGATACTGGAGAGCCAGGAAATCAGGCGGATCTGGCCTTTATTCAATCGCAGCCAAAAAAAATACCACCATAAATATGGGTTATACGCCTATGAAGACGGCAGGGGATACCTGCAACTGGCTATTGATAAGAAAAAAAATCACCTTCCTGCTATCTATACTTTTAATTGGTTAACTGAGGGGCAGGCACATATCAGGAAGATACTGGGAAAGACAGAGGAAATTGAGGCAACCCCAGGTC comes from Flavihumibacter fluvii and encodes:
- a CDS encoding exonuclease domain-containing protein; this encodes MYAIVDIETTGGFAANHGITEIAILLHNGVEEEGRFTTLVNPGQLIPRYIIALTGITNEMVQSAPRFETVAGKIHELLANRVFVAHNVNFDYSFVKSHLEQCGFDLPVKKLCTVRMARKIFPGLASYSLGNLCRSLEIPVENRHRAAGDAAATAALFSKMVKEDHQAVIAKMLKGKNADQYLPPQVPVEIIEKIPGSPGVYYFENAKKEIIYVGKAINLVKRVKSHFSNNDNSKRKQDLLRQVSNVRYKVCSSELMALILESQEIRRIWPLFNRSQKKYHHKYGLYAYEDGRGYLQLAIDKKKNHLPAIYTFNWLTEGQAHIRKILGKTEEIEATPGHSLAAEQPAEYNQRIELAIANLRQNLPSFALVEKDPIATGQFAVYLMEKGQFYGMGFLEAPFSLPLKLQTWKQIIEPSPDNDYIRGLLYQFAAKPDLSRLDLQD